In one window of Acanthochromis polyacanthus isolate Apoly-LR-REF ecotype Palm Island chromosome 8, KAUST_Apoly_ChrSc, whole genome shotgun sequence DNA:
- the LOC110949758 gene encoding hepatocyte growth factor has product MWIYKLVFGLFLVSCSEGRRNALQDYQKTDGVQLVVTSPDSSHLTKSRKLSLSRCAKSCSRSRRLPFACRAFVYDHKNRKCQWLSFDRNSPGTQIHQNINYQLYQKKDYVRECIVGTGQSYRGRRSVTVSGILCQAWASPIPHEHKFMSKRFRKKDLRENYCRNPDNSTVGPWCFTTDPRPHLRHQECGIPQCSQVECMNCNGEDYRGPMDHTESGKECQRWDLDEPHKHLYHPRRYPDKGLDDNYCRNPDGRHRPWCFTTDPNTSWEYCNIKVCETPQKSNVLETTECYQGRGEGYRGTVDVTPTGLTCQRWDSQYPHNHTFTPQAYPCKDLRENYCRNPDGQEFPWCFTTDPRVRTIFCTNIPQCGTQNKPVSDCYESFGENYQGQQSRTRSNLPCAPWRDHSNSGERGMLTASLEGNYCRNPDKDKHGPWCHTNNSAILWDYCNVKPCDTSLNTIPLGGLSSVSCFIHKRPRIVGGGRVGISDGSWMVSIQRGSVHWCGGSLIREEWVLTDRQCFSSCVPDLSEYRVWLGVSDIREDAPDWSKRQEVSIAHVICGPEGSSLALLKLSKPASPADNVHTIQLPVAGCSIPEDTICKMYGWGETKGTGHDDVLKSVDLPIVSSGRCREMHRGNLHITNTKICAGGRKNEGVCERDYGGPLVCQDGEIRVIVGVSVPGRGCARANQPGIFINVPFYTQWIYKVFKYYPNPQIV; this is encoded by the exons ATGTGGATTTACAAGCTCGTTTTCGGACTCTTCCTCGTCTCCTGCTCCG AGGGCAGAAGAAATGCACTCCAGGACTACCAGAAAACTGATGGCGTCCAACTGGTTGTCACGTCTCCTGATTCCTCCCACCTCACCAAAAGCAGGAAGCTGAGCTTGTCCAGGTGTGCCAAATCCTGCAGCCGCAGCAGAAGACTCCCCTTCGCCTGCAG AGCGTTCGTCTATGAtcataaaaacaggaaatgccAGTGGCTGTCATTCGACAGGAACTCACCAGGAACTCAGATCCACCAGAACATCAACTACCAACTCTATCAAAAGAAAG ACTATGTGAGAGAGTGCATTGTGGGAACAGGTCAGAGTTACAGGGGTCGGAGGTCGGTGACAGTGAGCGGGATCCTTTGCCAGGCCTGGGCTTCTCCCATTCCTCATGAACACAA ATTCATGTCTAAGAGGTTCAGGAAGAAGGACCTAAGAGAAAACTACTGTCGCAACCCAGACAACTCCACCGTTGGCCCATGGTGCTTCACCACTGACCCACGGCCCCACCTGAGACACCAGGAGTGTGGCATACCACAGTGTTCACAGG ttgAGTGTATGAACTGCAATGGTGAGGATTACAGAGGACCTATGGACCACACAGAAAGTGGAAAGGAATGCCAGCGGTGGGACCTGGACGAACCACATAAACACCTGTACCACCCCAGGAG GTACCCCGACAAGGGCCTGGATGATAACTACTGCAGGAACCCAGATGGACGCCACAGACCCTGGTGCTTTACCACAGACCCAAACACGTCCTGGGAGTACTGCAACATCAAAGTGTGCG AAACACCTCAGAAAAGCAATGTGCTGGAAACAACCGAGTGTTAccaggggagaggagagggctATAGGGGGACAGTAGATGTGACGCCCACAGGACTCACCTGCCAACGCTGGGACTCGCAGTATCCCCATaaccacacattcacacctcaaGCCTACCCCTGCAA GGACCTGAGAGAGAACTATTGTCGGAATCCAGATGGTCAAGAATTCCCCTGGTGTTTTACTACAGACCCAAGAGTCCGTACAATTTTCTGCACCAATATCCCTCAGTGCGGCACCCAAAACAAGCCTGTCAGCG ACTGCTATGAAAGCTTTGGTGAGAATTACCAAGGACAGCAGTCAAGGACTAGATCAAACCTGCCCTGCGCTCCCTGGAGAGACCACAGCAACAG TGGCGAGAGGGGCATGCTGACGGCCAGCCTGGAGGGAAACTACTGCAGAAATCCTGATAAAGACAAACATGGTCCTTGGTGTCACACCAACAATTCTGCAATACTCTGGGACTACTGCAACGTAAAGCCAT gtgaTACTTCACTGAACACCATTCCTTTGG GTGGACTGTCCTCTGTGAGCTGTTTTATCCATAAAAGACCCAGGATTGTGGGAGGAGGTCGGGTGGGAATATCAGACGGCAGCTGGATGGTCAGCATACAGAGAGG ATCAGTGCATTGGTGTGGCGGTTCCCTAATACGAGAAGAGTGGGTGCTTACCGACAGGCAGTGCTTCTCCTCATG TGTTCCAGACCTCAGTGAGTATCGGGTGTGGCTGGGAGTCTCTGATATTCGAGAGGACGCTCCTGACTGGTCCAAGAGACAGGAAGTCAGCATTGCTCATGTGATTTGTGGCCCTGAGGGCTCCAGTTTAGCCCTCTTAAAGCTCTCTAA GCCTGCCTCTCCTGCAGACAACGTCCATACAATTCAGCTGCCTGTCGCTGGGTGCTCCATCCCAGAGGACACAATATGTAAAATGTATGGCTGGGGAGAGACCAAAG GTACTGGTCATGATGATGTCCTGAAGTCAGTGGATCTGCCCATTGTGAGCAGTGGCAGGTGTAGAGAGATGCACAGAGGCAACCTCCACATCACCAACACCAAGATCTGTGCAGGCGGGAGAAAGAATGAAGGAGTGTGTGAG